A stretch of the Arachis stenosperma cultivar V10309 chromosome 6, arast.V10309.gnm1.PFL2, whole genome shotgun sequence genome encodes the following:
- the LOC130935284 gene encoding putative pentatricopeptide repeat-containing protein At3g05240: MIIRQNAILSLLAKCRSMSELKKLHGLIITTPTINKSIIPLSKLIDFCIDSQFGDIDYAHLVFRRIDSPSVYIWNSMIKGYANGYNPRVSMILYRQMMQTGYSPDHFTFPFVLKASSLLYDQDCGRCIHNCIVKSGFEADAYAATGLLQMYVSCADMTSALKVFDNIPKWNVVAWTCLIAGYVDNNQPYEALEVFKDMDHWGVEPNEITMVKVMIACARSRDIGTGRWVHERIRKAGYDPFLSSSSSNIILATAILEMYAKCGSFKTARDLFNKMPQRNTVAWNSMINAYNQYERHEEALDLFFDMLVSGLNPDKATFLSVLSVCAHLCALALGQTLHAYLLKSNIAEDIEMATALLHMYAKTGVLISAQKIFYSLQKKDVVVWSSMINGLAMHGNGNEALRMFQMMQEDDSVLPDHITYIGVLFACSHVGLVEEAKKHFNLMTERYGIMPESEHYGCMVDLLSRAGHFREAEKLVETMAEQPNIAIWGALLNGCLIHENVSLANQVKMQLTELEPADWSGVHVLLSNIYARAGRWEEVNMTRKVMKHRRITKTIGHSSVEMKLIS; this comes from the coding sequence ATGATAATACGCCAAAATGCCATTCTCTCTTTGTTAGCAAAGTGCCGAAGCATGAGTGAGTTGAAGAAACTGCATGGGCTAATAATCACAACCCCAACTATTAATAAAAGCATAATCCCTTTGAGCAAGCTCATTGACTTCTGTATAGATTCACAATTTGGGGACATCGATTATGCACACTTAGTTTTTCGCCGAATTGATTCCCCCAGCGTTTACATTTGGAACTCCATGATTAAAGGCTATGCCAATGGTTACAATCCAAGAGTGTCTATGATTCTTTATAGACAAATGATGCAGACAGGGTACTCACCAGATCACTTCACATTCCCTTTTGTGCTCAAAGCAAGTTCCCTGCTTTATGATCAAGATTGTGGAAGATGCATCCATAACTGCATAGTGAAATCTGGGTTTGAAGCAGATGCATATGCAGCCACTGGGTTGCTCCAAATGTATGTGTCTTGTGCAGATATGACTTCTGCGCTCAAGGTGTTTGATAATATTCCCAAGTGGAATGTGGTTGCTTGGACTTGCTTGATTGCTGGGTACGTAGACAATAATCAGCCATACGAAGCTTTGGAGGTGTTTAAGGACATGGATCATTGGGGTGTAGAGCCAAATGAAATCACCATGGTTAAGGTTATGATAGCTTGCGCACGGAGTAGAGACATAGGTACGGGGAGATGGGTCCACGAGCGCATTCGTAAGGCCGGTTATGATCCCTTCCTCTCATCATCAAGTAGCAATATCATTCTTGCAACTGCAATTCTTGAGATGTATGCTAAATGTGGTAGCTTCAAGACTGCAAgagatttattcaataaaatgccTCAAAGAAACACTGTTGCTTGGAACAGTATGATTAACGCTTACAATCAATATGAGCGACATGAGGAGGCACTAGATCTCTTCTTTGATATGTTGGTATCCGGCCTTAATCCAGATAAGGCCACCTTTCTAAGTGTTCTGAGTGTCTGTGCTCACTTGTGTGCTTTGGCACTGGGACAAACTCTTCATGCTTATCTTTTGAAGAGCAACATTGCAGAAGACATTGAAATGGCAACTGCCCTTCTCCACATGTATGCCAAGACCGGTGTGTTGATTAGCGCGCAGAAGATTTTTTATAGTCTGCAAAAGAAAGACGTGGTGGTTTGGAGTAGCATGATTAACGGTTTAGCCATGCATGGTAATGGAAATGAAGCACTGAGAATGTTTCAAATGATGCAAGAGGATGATTCGGTTCTCCCTGATCATATTACTTACATTGGAGTTTTATTCGCATGTAGTCATGTTGGGTTGGTTGAAGAGGCTAAAAAACATTTCAATCTGATGACAGAAAGATATGGTATAATGCCGGAAAGTGAGCATTATGGTTGCATGGTTGATCTTTTGAGTCGCGCAGGTCATTTCAGAGAGGCAGAAAAATTGGTGGAAACCATGGCGGAACAACCAAACATAGCCATATGGGGTGCTCTTCTAAATGGCTGCCTGATTCATGAAAATGTCTCTCTTGCCAATCAAGTGAAAATGCAACTTACAGAGCTGGAACCTGCTGATTGGAGTGGAGTTCATGTTCTTCTATCTAATATATATGCCAGGGCTGGTAGATGGGAAGAGGTTAACATGACTAGAAAAGTGATGAAGCATAGAAGGATCACAAAGACAATTGGTCATAGTTCAGTTGAAATGAAGTTGATAAGCTAA